The following proteins are encoded in a genomic region of Nicotiana sylvestris chromosome 4, ASM39365v2, whole genome shotgun sequence:
- the LOC104230989 gene encoding uncharacterized protein isoform X1, with product MMINFQGLSKQKSPQVLFEDAFPAADPGTLEQLKELSCRRRAIESINQNSFVTEAIAREMSGGLTSRCEQNIQKVEQYLPILGNLIHHVNLVGDNPKMVRWISDLKIRWSSALTSSSFFQLNGPKLYQMDNLHSELAMTLFVLGALFRDRALEVLSTDLVQSASFLRKAAGVYHHIAQDVLPCLQPASAQERPPEAVISVSAAIALVCLAEAQAVSVRKAEQKGNTGGLLAKLHYGVCKFLEEAMHTLHSATKQCKDISSCLMDYITTSNMLHELLSYKYLAESLKIEGQIGFAIGVLRHVIQNAEKHIPREKSWRLVHKQLIDDLTGRLQKYEHENEFVWHEKIPMHDELPVPQGVTIVSPIPYQPQRWERTLVFKI from the exons ATGATGATAAATTTTCAAGGTCTTTCAAAGCAGAAATCTCCCCAG GTTCTGTTTGAAGACGCATTTCCGGCGGCTGATCCTGGCACATTGGAGCAATTAAAAGAGTTGAGCTGCAGAAGGAGAGCTATCGAATCCATCAACCAAAATAGCTTTGTGACAGAGGCTATTGCCAGGGAAatgtctgggggattgacttctCGATGTGAACAG AATATACAGAAGGTGGAACAGTATTTACCAATTTTGGGAAACCTGATACACCATGTAAATCTAGTTGGTGACAACCCCAAGATGGTTCGATGGATTTCTGACCTAAAGATTAGGTGGAGCAGTGCTCTCACTTCATCATCCTTTTTTCAACTTAACGGTCCAAAACTTTATCAGATGGATAATTTGCATTCTGAACTTGCAATGACACTTTTCGTTCTTGGTGCATTGTTTCGAGATCGAGCTCTTGAAGTTCTGTCAACAG ATTTAGTGCAATCAGCCTCCTTTCTCAGAAAAGCTGCAGGAGTTTACCATCATATAGCTCAGGATGTCCTTCCCTGTTTACAGCCTGCATCGGCACAAGAAAGGCCACCAGAAGCTGTAATCAGTGTTTCTGCTGCAATCGCCCTTGTTTGCTTAGCTGAGGCACAG GCTGTGAGTGTGAGGAAGGCAGAGCAAAAAGGGAATACTGGAGGACTCTTGGCGAAGCTGCACTATGGTGTTTGTAAATTTCTTGAAGAAGCTATGCATACCTTGCATTCAGCCACCAAGCAGTGCAAAGACATTTCATCTTGCTTAATG GATTATATTACAACTTCTAACATGTTACATGAGCTACTCAGTTACAAATATCTTGCGGAGAGTCTTAAGATTGAGGGGCAAATAGGTTTTGCTATTGGAGTTCTTCGGCATGTGATACAAAATGCAGAAAAGCATATACCAAGAGAAAAGTCATGGAGACTAGTTCATAAGCAATTGATCGATGACTTGACTGGACGGCTCCAGAAGTATGAACACGAAAATGAGTTTGTCTGGCATGAAAAGATTCCCATGCACGACGAACTGCCTGTACCTCAAGGTGTCACGATTGTTAGTCCCATACCTTATCAGCCACAAAGGTGGGAAAGAACACTTGTTTTCAAAATCTAA
- the LOC104230989 gene encoding uncharacterized protein isoform X2, with product MSGGLTSRCEQNIQKVEQYLPILGNLIHHVNLVGDNPKMVRWISDLKIRWSSALTSSSFFQLNGPKLYQMDNLHSELAMTLFVLGALFRDRALEVLSTDLVQSASFLRKAAGVYHHIAQDVLPCLQPASAQERPPEAVISVSAAIALVCLAEAQAVSVRKAEQKGNTGGLLAKLHYGVCKFLEEAMHTLHSATKQCKDISSCLMDYITTSNMLHELLSYKYLAESLKIEGQIGFAIGVLRHVIQNAEKHIPREKSWRLVHKQLIDDLTGRLQKYEHENEFVWHEKIPMHDELPVPQGVTIVSPIPYQPQRWERTLVFKI from the exons atgtctgggggattgacttctCGATGTGAACAG AATATACAGAAGGTGGAACAGTATTTACCAATTTTGGGAAACCTGATACACCATGTAAATCTAGTTGGTGACAACCCCAAGATGGTTCGATGGATTTCTGACCTAAAGATTAGGTGGAGCAGTGCTCTCACTTCATCATCCTTTTTTCAACTTAACGGTCCAAAACTTTATCAGATGGATAATTTGCATTCTGAACTTGCAATGACACTTTTCGTTCTTGGTGCATTGTTTCGAGATCGAGCTCTTGAAGTTCTGTCAACAG ATTTAGTGCAATCAGCCTCCTTTCTCAGAAAAGCTGCAGGAGTTTACCATCATATAGCTCAGGATGTCCTTCCCTGTTTACAGCCTGCATCGGCACAAGAAAGGCCACCAGAAGCTGTAATCAGTGTTTCTGCTGCAATCGCCCTTGTTTGCTTAGCTGAGGCACAG GCTGTGAGTGTGAGGAAGGCAGAGCAAAAAGGGAATACTGGAGGACTCTTGGCGAAGCTGCACTATGGTGTTTGTAAATTTCTTGAAGAAGCTATGCATACCTTGCATTCAGCCACCAAGCAGTGCAAAGACATTTCATCTTGCTTAATG GATTATATTACAACTTCTAACATGTTACATGAGCTACTCAGTTACAAATATCTTGCGGAGAGTCTTAAGATTGAGGGGCAAATAGGTTTTGCTATTGGAGTTCTTCGGCATGTGATACAAAATGCAGAAAAGCATATACCAAGAGAAAAGTCATGGAGACTAGTTCATAAGCAATTGATCGATGACTTGACTGGACGGCTCCAGAAGTATGAACACGAAAATGAGTTTGTCTGGCATGAAAAGATTCCCATGCACGACGAACTGCCTGTACCTCAAGGTGTCACGATTGTTAGTCCCATACCTTATCAGCCACAAAGGTGGGAAAGAACACTTGTTTTCAAAATCTAA